A portion of the Terriglobia bacterium genome contains these proteins:
- the glp gene encoding gephyrin-like molybdotransferase Glp, whose protein sequence is MLPIERGLEIVMSTAAAKNRPDRMPAEPVALLDSMHRILREDILSDEDSPRFDKATRDGFAVRFEDLLEVPAELTVIGESRAGAGSGVHVDRGCCCEIMTGAPFPDGANAVVMVEHTERLSPDKVRIRKTVRKNEGLLRRGAEVRKGERILQAGRMIGVADLGLLAGAGKSKVLVSARPRVAVIATGDELVEVDETPKPGQIRNSNTYTICAQVKDAGAEPVLLGIGRDNMEDLREKIERGLRHDILLVSGGVSMGKYDLVESVFAEFGVEVLFDKVAMKPGKPTVFGHRAETFVFGLPGNPISTMVAFQVFVRPLILSLLKAADTKPKVLEAKLEVPANCDPERASLVPALVRFDAGQYWIRTAPWKGSSDLAGLARANALILIPRREGNLEPGDTAQFLSME, encoded by the coding sequence ATGCTTCCGATTGAGCGTGGCCTGGAGATCGTGATGTCCACGGCCGCGGCGAAGAATCGTCCGGACCGGATGCCCGCCGAACCCGTCGCCCTGCTCGATTCGATGCACCGTATTCTTCGCGAAGACATCCTCTCCGACGAGGATTCGCCGCGTTTCGATAAGGCCACCCGCGACGGCTTCGCTGTGCGCTTCGAAGATCTCCTGGAGGTTCCCGCTGAGCTGACGGTCATCGGCGAATCTCGCGCCGGCGCCGGCTCGGGTGTCCATGTCGATCGTGGCTGCTGCTGCGAAATCATGACCGGAGCGCCGTTTCCGGATGGTGCGAACGCCGTGGTCATGGTCGAGCACACGGAACGTCTCTCACCGGACAAGGTCCGCATCCGGAAAACGGTGCGCAAAAACGAAGGTCTGTTGCGCCGCGGCGCGGAAGTACGGAAGGGCGAGCGCATTCTGCAGGCCGGCCGAATGATTGGCGTGGCCGATCTCGGCCTTCTCGCCGGAGCCGGGAAGTCGAAGGTCCTCGTTTCCGCCAGGCCGCGCGTTGCCGTGATCGCCACCGGCGACGAACTGGTAGAAGTGGATGAGACGCCGAAGCCGGGGCAGATCCGCAACAGCAATACCTACACGATTTGCGCGCAGGTGAAAGATGCGGGCGCCGAACCCGTTTTGTTGGGAATTGGCCGTGACAACATGGAAGATCTCCGGGAAAAGATCGAGCGCGGGCTTCGCCACGACATCCTGCTGGTTTCCGGCGGCGTGTCGATGGGAAAGTACGACCTCGTGGAGTCCGTGTTTGCGGAATTTGGTGTCGAAGTTCTCTTCGATAAGGTCGCTATGAAACCCGGTAAACCAACCGTTTTCGGGCATCGCGCTGAAACGTTTGTTTTCGGGCTCCCCGGTAACCCGATTTCGACGATGGTCGCTTTTCAGGTTTTCGTGCGGCCGCTGATTCTGTCTCTGCTCAAGGCCGCCGACACGAAACCGAAGGTTCTTGAGGCCAAATTGGAGGTGCCCGCAAACTGCGATCCGGAACGCGCCTCTCTGGTTCCGGCCCTTGTCCGGTTCGACGCCGGTCAATACTGGATTCGCACGGCGCCGTGGAAAGGCTCTTCCGATCTCGCCGGACTGGCGCGGGCAAATGCTCTGATCCTGATTCCGCGCCGTGAAGGCAATCTGGAGCCGGGCGATACGGCCCAGTTTCTGTCAATGGAGTGA
- the moaC gene encoding cyclic pyranopterin monophosphate synthase MoaC: MASRKTELTHVDREGRARMVDVTAKSETVRLARAEAMVGMSPDTVRLLREKQLPKGDALEVARIAGIQAGKKTSELIPLCHPLALTHLDVSIEVIDSGARVEAVARTKAETGVEMEALTAATVAALTLYDMCKAVEKGISIGPVRLLEKSGGKSGHWTAKPEERKIVSRRWRG; the protein is encoded by the coding sequence GTGGCTTCGCGGAAAACCGAACTGACTCATGTGGATAGAGAAGGACGCGCACGAATGGTGGACGTCACCGCCAAGTCCGAAACCGTTCGTCTCGCCCGCGCCGAGGCGATGGTCGGGATGTCGCCGGACACCGTTCGTCTGTTGCGGGAGAAGCAGCTTCCGAAGGGCGATGCCCTGGAGGTCGCGCGTATCGCCGGCATTCAGGCCGGAAAGAAGACCTCGGAGCTGATTCCGCTGTGCCATCCACTGGCCCTCACGCATCTGGATGTATCGATCGAAGTCATCGACTCCGGCGCGCGGGTCGAAGCGGTGGCGCGCACGAAAGCTGAAACCGGTGTGGAGATGGAGGCGCTGACGGCCGCGACAGTCGCGGCCCTCACGCTCTATGATATGTGTAAGGCGGTCGAGAAAGGCATATCCATCGGGCCCGTCCGTCTACTGGAGAAAAGTGGCGGCAAGAGCGGGCACTGGACGGCGAAACCTGAAGAAAGGAAAATAGTGAGCCGCAGATGGCGCGGATGA
- the ndhC gene encoding NADH-quinone oxidoreductase subunit A yields the protein MDNLTSYVPIFLFMAVAFLFPTATLLVAKLIRPSTGGKGKLMPYECGVDPDSDARQRYAIRYYVVAILFVIFDVETIFLFPWAIIYKQLALFGLIEMMVFLGILIVGYIWIIKKGALDWA from the coding sequence ATGGATAATCTGACATCTTACGTGCCGATCTTCCTGTTCATGGCGGTCGCGTTCCTGTTTCCGACCGCCACGTTGCTGGTCGCGAAGCTGATCCGGCCGAGCACCGGTGGAAAAGGAAAGTTGATGCCCTATGAATGCGGTGTCGATCCGGATTCCGATGCGCGCCAGCGGTACGCGATCCGGTACTACGTGGTGGCGATTCTGTTCGTGATTTTCGACGTCGAGACCATATTTCTTTTCCCGTGGGCGATCATTTACAAGCAACTGGCGCTGTTCGGCCTGATTGAGATGATGGTCTTTCTAGGTATCCTCATCGTCGGATACATCTGGATTATTAAGAAGGGCGCCCTCGACTGGGCGTAG
- a CDS encoding SAM-dependent methyltransferase, translated as MTGIVEQLRKRIREQGPLPFRDYMEEVLRFYYSSPRNPIGTDGDFYTSSDLDPIFGQLLAKQFRQWAAEFETFTVVELGAGKGLLARDILQHEKFRYLILERSPAMRERQKDLLRDFEIEWVDELPKGITGCIFSNEFFDALPVHRVVRRAGSLKEIYVNEDFQEIDGPLQVAMELPIAEGAATEVCIEAHRWIHDIAVSLDRGYHLAIDYGYLKDEYYSQPRGTLMCYWHHQAVEDPYLRIGEQDITAHVNFSDLMEEPGLKTTLFTTQMDYLIRLGILGEIEKLATAADAASMQRLLKIKKLILPGSMGERFKVLIQAANRGTINSG; from the coding sequence TTGACCGGTATCGTCGAACAACTTCGAAAACGCATTCGCGAACAAGGACCTCTTCCATTCCGGGATTACATGGAAGAGGTCCTTCGCTTTTACTACTCCTCACCGCGCAACCCGATCGGTACTGACGGCGACTTCTACACATCCAGCGATCTGGATCCCATCTTCGGGCAGCTCCTCGCCAAACAATTCCGGCAATGGGCGGCGGAATTCGAGACCTTCACCGTGGTCGAACTCGGCGCCGGTAAAGGTCTCCTGGCCCGCGACATCCTGCAGCACGAGAAGTTCAGGTACCTGATCCTCGAGCGAAGCCCCGCCATGCGCGAGCGGCAGAAGGATCTGCTGCGGGACTTCGAAATCGAGTGGGTCGACGAACTGCCGAAGGGAATCACCGGCTGCATCTTCTCGAATGAGTTTTTCGATGCGCTGCCCGTACATCGCGTGGTCCGGAGAGCCGGCAGCCTGAAGGAAATCTATGTCAATGAGGATTTCCAGGAAATCGATGGCCCGCTTCAGGTCGCGATGGAACTCCCGATCGCGGAAGGCGCGGCGACGGAAGTGTGCATTGAGGCGCACCGGTGGATTCACGATATCGCCGTCTCGCTCGACCGCGGTTATCACCTCGCGATCGATTACGGCTATTTGAAGGACGAGTATTACTCCCAACCCCGAGGCACGCTGATGTGTTACTGGCATCATCAGGCCGTGGAAGATCCGTACCTCCGGATCGGCGAACAGGACATCACGGCGCACGTGAACTTCTCGGACCTGATGGAGGAGCCCGGCCTCAAGACGACCCTGTTCACGACTCAGATGGACTACCTTATCCGGCTCGGCATTCTCGGCGAAATCGAGAAGCTTGCAACCGCAGCCGATGCCGCATCCATGCAGCGGCTCTTGAAAATCAAGAAGCTCATCCTGCCCGGCAGCATGGGCGAACGCTTCAAAGTATTGATCCAGGCCGCCAATCGCGGCACGATCAATTCAGGATGA
- a CDS encoding DUF58 domain-containing protein, whose product MSTPVADRMPATRFIDPKVLIKIQNLELVARTVVEGFVQGLHRSPYMGFSVDFAAYREYMPGDEIRRIDWNVYARSDRLYVKLFEGETNTRVLVLLDISGSMNYGSGEVKKIDYARILAASLTYFAHHQRDGVGLLTFDTEVRAHVPSSRRRGQLLTILSEIDRVQPSEQTEFRKPLRFLAEYLTRRGVIVLISDLYDEPDNIIAGLKALKAKGNDIIVFHIMDNFELTFPFEDMAQFEDMETRKKLHVIPEYLRTQYLAILNEHMEKISKALAGTRIDYCLMDTSKPLDAGLFTYLASRSRST is encoded by the coding sequence ATGAGTACGCCCGTTGCAGACAGAATGCCGGCAACCCGGTTCATCGATCCGAAGGTTCTGATCAAGATTCAGAACCTTGAACTGGTCGCCCGGACCGTGGTCGAGGGTTTTGTCCAAGGCTTGCACCGTTCCCCATACATGGGGTTCAGCGTGGACTTTGCCGCCTATCGCGAGTACATGCCGGGAGATGAGATCCGGCGCATCGACTGGAATGTTTATGCACGGTCGGACCGCCTTTACGTCAAGCTGTTTGAAGGTGAGACGAACACCCGTGTTCTGGTCTTGTTGGACATCAGCGGTTCCATGAACTACGGATCCGGCGAGGTCAAGAAAATCGATTACGCCCGGATACTGGCCGCCTCGTTGACCTATTTCGCGCATCATCAACGCGATGGCGTGGGTCTGCTGACTTTCGATACCGAAGTCCGCGCGCATGTTCCGTCGAGCCGCCGGCGCGGACAGCTGCTGACCATCCTTTCGGAGATCGACAGGGTTCAGCCCAGCGAGCAAACCGAATTTCGCAAGCCGCTGCGGTTCCTGGCGGAATACCTGACCCGCCGCGGCGTCATCGTGCTGATCTCGGACCTCTATGACGAACCGGACAACATTATCGCCGGTCTCAAGGCGCTGAAGGCGAAGGGCAATGACATCATCGTCTTTCATATCATGGACAACTTCGAGCTGACGTTTCCGTTCGAGGACATGGCCCAGTTCGAGGACATGGAAACACGCAAGAAGCTGCATGTCATTCCGGAATATCTGCGTACTCAGTATCTGGCCATTTTGAACGAGCACATGGAAAAGATCAGCAAGGCGCTGGCCGGTACGCGGATCGATTATTGCCTGATGGATACCAGCAAACCGCTGGATGCCGGGTTGTTCACCTACCTGGCGTCGAGGTCGAGGAGTACTTGA
- a CDS encoding NADH-quinone oxidoreductase subunit B family protein: MPAWIEDRFEKNIITTSVDFVFNWARKSALWPMTFGLACCAIEMMATGASRFDMDRFGAGIFRPSPRQSDLIIVAGTVTLKMAPIVRRVYDQMPDPKWVISMGACSNVGGPFDTYSVLQGVDHVIPVDVYVPGCPPRPEALLYGLMRLQDKIDRMTIAKKPTEVRLDDVKNDPRIARAAKEEMDRIGMKI; the protein is encoded by the coding sequence ATGCCTGCATGGATTGAAGACCGTTTCGAGAAAAACATCATCACCACATCCGTGGACTTCGTTTTCAACTGGGCGCGCAAGTCGGCGCTGTGGCCGATGACGTTCGGCCTGGCTTGCTGCGCGATCGAGATGATGGCGACGGGAGCTTCCCGCTTCGATATGGACCGCTTCGGCGCCGGTATTTTCCGGCCCAGCCCGCGACAATCGGATCTGATCATTGTCGCCGGAACCGTCACGCTGAAGATGGCCCCGATCGTCCGGCGTGTATATGACCAGATGCCCGACCCGAAATGGGTGATTTCGATGGGTGCCTGTTCGAATGTCGGCGGCCCGTTCGATACCTATTCGGTTCTCCAGGGCGTGGATCACGTGATTCCCGTCGATGTCTACGTCCCCGGCTGCCCGCCGCGGCCCGAGGCCTTGCTATACGGTTTGATGCGTCTTCAGGACAAAATCGACCGCATGACGATCGCCAAGAAACCGACAGAAGTCCGTCTGGACGACGTGAAGAACGATCCGCGCATTGCCCGCGCGGCCAAAGAAGAGATGGACCGGATCGGAATGAAAATCTAA
- a CDS encoding MoxR family ATPase — protein MELSVEQKKELETVERFHAELKKIDFEIRKIIVGQKEVVDQVMISMLTGGHSIITGVPGLAKTLLIATVAQVLHLDFKRIQFTPDLMPADITGTEIIEEDRATGKRSRVFVKGPIFANIILADEINRTPPKTQSALLEAMQEGSVSIEGNTYILEKPFYVLATQNPIELEGTYPLPEAQLDRFMFNIVIGYLSEDEEIQVVNQTTSLRQVAFEKTIGGQEILEFQRLVRKMPVAEEVMRYAVQLARTSRPSGANPPDFVKQYVNYGASLRASQFLILGAKARALVHGRYNVAVEDIQTLAYPVFRHRILTNFHAESEGIKSEDIIKRLLEVVPLPKSGLKD, from the coding sequence CGTTGAACAAAAGAAAGAACTCGAAACAGTCGAGCGGTTTCATGCGGAACTGAAAAAGATCGACTTCGAAATCCGGAAAATTATCGTCGGCCAGAAAGAAGTCGTCGATCAGGTGATGATCTCGATGCTGACCGGCGGCCACTCGATCATCACCGGCGTCCCGGGCCTTGCCAAGACGCTGCTGATTGCGACTGTGGCCCAGGTGCTTCATCTGGATTTCAAGCGCATCCAGTTCACTCCCGACCTGATGCCGGCCGATATCACGGGAACCGAAATCATTGAAGAGGACCGGGCCACGGGCAAACGGTCGCGGGTATTCGTCAAAGGACCGATCTTTGCGAACATCATTCTCGCCGACGAAATCAACCGCACGCCGCCCAAAACCCAATCCGCTCTGCTTGAGGCGATGCAGGAAGGATCGGTCTCGATCGAAGGCAATACCTACATCCTGGAAAAGCCGTTTTACGTGCTTGCGACCCAGAACCCGATCGAACTGGAAGGTACCTACCCGCTGCCTGAAGCTCAGCTCGACCGCTTCATGTTCAACATCGTCATTGGTTACCTTTCGGAGGATGAAGAAATTCAGGTCGTCAACCAGACCACCAGTCTCCGCCAGGTCGCATTCGAAAAAACCATTGGCGGCCAGGAAATCCTCGAATTCCAGCGCCTTGTCCGGAAGATGCCCGTCGCCGAAGAAGTCATGCGCTACGCCGTACAACTCGCCCGCACCAGCAGGCCGAGCGGCGCGAATCCGCCGGATTTCGTGAAGCAATACGTCAATTACGGCGCCAGCCTCCGCGCCTCGCAGTTCCTGATTCTGGGCGCCAAAGCCAGGGCGCTTGTTCACGGACGCTACAACGTCGCCGTCGAAGACATCCAGACACTGGCGTATCCGGTGTTCCGCCATCGCATTCTGACGAACTTCCACGCCGAATCCGAAGGCATCAAGTCCGAAGACATCATCAAGCGCCTTCTGGAAGTCGTGCCGCTGCCGAAATCGGGGTTGAAGGACTAA
- a CDS encoding BatA domain-containing protein: MSFLNPFLLFGSVALAIPVLIHLVRREKSEIIPFSSLMFLLKVPKRSIRQQKMKNLLLMALRLLILALLVGAFARPFITQAAKPVAGANSNRGTVLMLDNSYSMQYGDNFKKLKAEAQKRIDDLRTSDRMAIVSFNDSASLLSRPTSDKNALKAVVDTLEPSFGGTRYYEAFTLADRVLGEFGGDQKQLIIISDFQRNGWNRTSRESVIGSDVKTETVNLAVKDYNNVGIDSVIVEQPTSFSRTYSGRVIARIHNYSKEKPIVVPVIVNLDGKEVGRKQVTVSTNATALAEFTGFDLRLGFLKGEVKVDVDDPLKVDNSFLFSIERREKLNILVVDDGKAKQSLYLKQAFTSSPELPFEVTTVTASPITPEELAKHEVVIINDVPRLPDKVRDKMDDLRKTGQGQLVILGENSEVGWWAGYAKLPVKPVQRIYVAHDRGRPFVALTTYDRNHPIFKPFEKSTRVALNSAQFTAYMSVEAKPGAAVLAKYEDGSPVLVESGKDDHGLLVFDSTVDSKWNDLPLKPSFLPLFQEIIYYLSRYNESKGWYQLGEGIPVTAGVENASAAVIDPKGERQALGEIKTGEAKFFTPTMPGFHEIRVGPDTRLIAVNPPSAEGNLDSMPPEDLLASVQKTQAESQQAGAFGSEEKDEYARRQMGWWYLLLFALLAGMAEIYIANRKYRTS; encoded by the coding sequence TTGTCGTTTTTGAACCCATTCCTGTTGTTCGGATCGGTTGCCCTTGCGATACCAGTGCTCATCCACTTGGTTCGCCGCGAGAAATCGGAGATCATCCCGTTCAGCTCGCTGATGTTTCTGCTGAAAGTGCCGAAGCGGTCGATCCGCCAGCAGAAAATGAAGAACCTCCTGCTGATGGCGCTGCGGCTGCTGATCCTGGCTCTGCTGGTTGGCGCATTTGCGCGCCCCTTTATCACGCAGGCTGCCAAGCCGGTCGCCGGCGCGAACTCGAATCGCGGCACCGTTCTGATGCTGGACAACTCGTACAGCATGCAATACGGAGACAATTTCAAGAAGTTGAAGGCGGAGGCCCAGAAACGTATCGACGACTTGCGGACAAGCGACCGCATGGCGATTGTCTCGTTCAACGACAGCGCGTCATTGCTGTCGCGGCCGACATCGGACAAGAACGCGCTCAAGGCGGTGGTCGATACGCTCGAGCCATCGTTCGGCGGAACCCGGTATTACGAGGCCTTTACTCTTGCCGATCGTGTCCTGGGCGAATTCGGCGGCGATCAAAAGCAGCTCATCATTATTTCCGACTTCCAGCGTAACGGCTGGAACCGGACGAGCCGCGAAAGCGTCATCGGCTCCGACGTCAAAACGGAAACCGTGAATCTCGCCGTGAAGGACTACAACAATGTCGGAATCGATAGCGTCATCGTCGAGCAGCCGACGAGTTTTTCACGCACCTACAGCGGCCGCGTGATTGCCCGCATTCACAATTACAGCAAGGAAAAGCCCATCGTTGTTCCCGTGATCGTTAATCTTGACGGCAAGGAGGTCGGGCGCAAACAGGTGACGGTTTCCACCAATGCGACGGCTCTTGCCGAGTTTACGGGGTTCGATCTGCGCCTCGGCTTTTTGAAGGGCGAGGTCAAAGTCGATGTCGACGATCCGTTGAAGGTCGACAACAGCTTCCTGTTTTCGATCGAGCGGCGTGAAAAATTGAATATTCTCGTCGTGGACGACGGCAAGGCCAAACAAAGTCTCTATCTGAAACAGGCATTTACCTCGAGCCCGGAACTGCCGTTCGAAGTGACGACCGTAACCGCCAGTCCCATCACGCCGGAAGAGTTGGCGAAGCACGAAGTCGTCATCATCAATGACGTGCCGCGGCTGCCGGATAAAGTCCGCGACAAAATGGACGACCTCCGCAAAACCGGCCAGGGTCAGCTGGTCATTCTCGGCGAAAACTCCGAAGTGGGCTGGTGGGCCGGATACGCCAAGCTGCCGGTCAAACCCGTGCAGCGGATTTATGTCGCGCATGACCGCGGGCGTCCGTTCGTTGCGCTGACGACTTACGACCGCAATCATCCGATTTTCAAGCCGTTTGAAAAAAGTACCCGGGTTGCACTGAACTCGGCGCAGTTCACCGCCTATATGAGTGTTGAAGCGAAGCCCGGCGCCGCTGTCCTCGCGAAATACGAAGACGGTTCTCCCGTCCTCGTTGAGTCGGGCAAGGATGACCATGGCCTTCTCGTTTTCGACTCGACAGTGGACAGCAAGTGGAATGATCTTCCACTGAAGCCATCGTTCCTTCCGCTCTTTCAGGAGATCATCTACTACCTCTCGCGATACAACGAGAGCAAGGGATGGTATCAGCTGGGTGAAGGTATTCCGGTTACAGCCGGCGTCGAAAACGCCAGCGCCGCAGTGATCGATCCGAAAGGCGAACGCCAGGCTCTGGGAGAAATCAAAACGGGAGAGGCGAAATTCTTCACGCCGACGATGCCGGGTTTCCACGAGATCCGCGTCGGGCCGGATACCCGCTTGATCGCGGTGAATCCGCCGTCGGCCGAAGGGAACCTGGACAGCATGCCTCCGGAAGACCTGCTGGCCAGTGTCCAGAAGACTCAGGCGGAATCGCAGCAGGCCGGAGCTTTCGGAAGTGAAGAAAAAGACGAGTATGCCCGCCGGCAAATGGGCTGGTGGTATCTGTTATTGTTTGCATTATTGGCCGGCATGGCGGAGATTTACATAGCGAACAGGAAGTACAGGACATCCTGA
- the glyA gene encoding serine hydroxymethyltransferase codes for MNRIQTSLQEMDPEIYAAVQNEERRQSTGLELIASENFTYRSVLEATGSVFTNKYAEGYPGRRYYGGCEYVDIVENLAIERAKKLFGAEHVNVQPHSGSQANMSVYLTVLKPGDTILGMNLSHGGHLTHGHPLNFSGKYYRIVPYGVRKDSEVIDYDELARLAREHKPKLIVVGASAYPRTIEFERISRVAKETGAMMMVDIAHIAGLVATGEHPSPVPFAEFVTSTTHKTLRGPRSGMVMCRETFAKDLNRAVFPEMQGGPLVHVVAAKAVCFKEAATPEFKTYIRQVVKNAKALSNRLASRKFRIVSGGTDTHLFLVDVFSKGVNGKQAEQALDHSGITVNKNAIPFDQNPPLTPSGIRIGTPALTTRGMKEAEMEAIGDWIADVLDHINDESVQKRVRKEVELLCERFPLY; via the coding sequence ATGAACAGAATTCAGACATCCCTCCAGGAAATGGATCCCGAGATCTACGCCGCGGTCCAGAACGAAGAACGGCGCCAATCGACGGGTCTCGAATTGATTGCGTCGGAAAATTTCACCTACCGGTCTGTACTTGAAGCAACCGGCTCCGTATTCACCAACAAGTATGCCGAGGGCTATCCCGGGCGGCGGTACTACGGCGGATGCGAGTACGTGGATATCGTCGAAAACCTCGCCATCGAACGCGCTAAGAAATTGTTCGGCGCGGAGCACGTCAATGTGCAGCCGCATTCGGGCAGCCAGGCCAATATGTCGGTCTATCTGACCGTGTTGAAACCGGGCGATACGATCCTCGGAATGAACCTGTCGCACGGCGGTCATCTGACGCATGGTCATCCGCTCAACTTCTCCGGCAAGTACTATCGCATCGTGCCATACGGCGTGCGAAAAGATTCGGAGGTCATTGATTACGATGAGCTTGCGCGCCTCGCGCGGGAACACAAACCGAAGCTGATCGTGGTCGGGGCGAGCGCCTATCCGCGCACCATCGAATTCGAACGGATCTCGCGGGTGGCGAAGGAAACCGGCGCCATGATGATGGTCGATATCGCCCACATCGCCGGACTGGTCGCAACCGGCGAACATCCGAGCCCTGTTCCCTTTGCCGAATTCGTCACCAGCACCACACATAAAACGTTGCGTGGACCGCGCAGCGGAATGGTCATGTGCCGCGAAACCTTTGCCAAGGACTTGAACCGGGCGGTGTTCCCGGAAATGCAGGGCGGCCCGCTCGTCCATGTCGTCGCGGCAAAAGCCGTGTGCTTCAAAGAGGCGGCGACTCCGGAATTCAAGACCTACATCCGGCAAGTTGTGAAAAACGCGAAGGCGCTGTCAAACAGGTTGGCTTCAAGAAAGTTCCGGATCGTTTCCGGCGGCACCGATACCCATCTCTTTCTGGTGGACGTCTTTTCGAAAGGCGTCAATGGAAAGCAGGCCGAACAGGCGCTCGATCATTCGGGAATCACCGTGAACAAGAACGCGATTCCCTTCGATCAGAATCCGCCGCTGACGCCCAGCGGCATCCGCATCGGCACTCCGGCGCTCACCACTCGCGGAATGAAAGAAGCAGAGATGGAAGCGATCGGGGATTGGATCGCGGACGTCCTGGATCACATCAACGATGAGAGCGTGCAGAAGAGAGTGCGGAAGGAAGTCGAGCTATTGTGTGAAAGATTTCCGCTGTATTGA
- a CDS encoding MogA/MoaB family molybdenum cofactor biosynthesis protein: protein MLGRALVLTISDTASAGGREDLSGPEAKRILEETGFEVVAVEILPDERPAIESRLRRASEEGLRLVVTSGGTGLSPRDVTPEATTAVIDRPVPGIAELMRLESLKITPRAALSRAVSGICKSTLIINLPGSVKGVRECLTAVRPILSHAVEVLKQSSLGCGDMSGANASPTGRSE, encoded by the coding sequence ATGTTGGGTAGAGCTCTCGTCTTAACAATCAGCGACACTGCGTCTGCCGGCGGCCGGGAGGACTTGTCAGGTCCCGAAGCAAAGCGCATCCTGGAAGAAACGGGGTTCGAGGTCGTAGCGGTCGAGATTCTGCCCGACGAGCGGCCGGCAATCGAATCGCGATTGCGCCGGGCCAGCGAGGAAGGTTTGCGGCTGGTGGTAACCTCCGGCGGAACAGGGCTTTCGCCGCGCGACGTCACGCCCGAAGCCACAACGGCGGTAATCGACAGGCCGGTACCGGGAATTGCGGAGCTGATGCGGCTGGAAAGTCTGAAAATCACGCCTCGGGCGGCGTTATCACGAGCTGTTTCGGGCATTTGCAAGTCGACGCTGATAATCAACTTGCCTGGAAGTGTCAAAGGCGTGCGAGAATGTTTGACGGCAGTGCGGCCGATCCTGTCGCACGCTGTCGAGGTTTTGAAGCAATCATCCCTAGGATGTGGGGACATGAGCGGAGCGAATGCAAGCCCGACAGGGCGCAGCGAGTAA